From one Pseudomonadota bacterium genomic stretch:
- the glnE gene encoding bifunctional [glutamate--ammonia ligase]-adenylyl-L-tyrosine phosphorylase/[glutamate--ammonia-ligase] adenylyltransferase produces the protein MNPAEPPPLLRPESERYWEQLHPALCPGPDPGLCQALRQVCACSPFVACHFARDPSRLAELLASGELGRRLTAAEYRARAEAASAGAEDEAALMSRLRRLRHRELVRIAWRDIRGDAGLADTMAELSDFADAVLAATLGWLHRAQVAALGSPCDGTGALQTLIVLAMGKLGAQELNFSSDIDLILCYPAEGETRGGPGTLSNQAFFERQGQRLIRALSEVTADGFVFRVDMRLRPFGDAGPLVMSFDALERYYEAHGRDWERYALIKARPAAGDAAAGQRLVARLLPFVYRRYLDFGAIGALREMKRLIDEEVKRKGLASNIKQGPGGIREIEFIGQTFQLIHGGRRPILRARPILEVLEHLARLGHLPAAAVADLSGAYAFLRTTEHRLQEIDDRQTQALPERDVPRARIAYGMGYPDWAAFLAALDAHRERVQHHFNRLVLRPEAPDGAPWQPRQGTAERVSRLAALGFTDPDPALRALDTLYASAAVRRLTPVERERLDRVLPALLAATARLREPATTLGRVLAIVEAIAKRSVYLILLEEHPAALRQLVELCAASPWIASYLARQPVLLDELIDPRTLYAPPTARELTAALAAQLSHVSPGDLEQEMDALRHFKHAQFLRVAAADVAGILPVPAVSDHLSAIAETVLKSALALAQRDLELRHGPETAAGAFAVVAYGKLGGIELGYGSDLDLVFLYEGPAALQERYTRLAQRIIHLLATVTPAGKVFDVDTRLRPSGASGLLVSSLSAYREYQTHDAWTWEHQALVRARVVGGDSHAVQRFSSIRTETLARVRDGAELRREVREMRAHMRAELENRTPGGFDLKQGEGGLTDIEFLVQYAVLRWAASRPVLATHTENCRLLAILGDTGVLTRDDAAALTEANFAYRKRLHALALAERPALVGERELEPERARVGALWRRLLEQ, from the coding sequence ATGAACCCGGCGGAACCACCTCCCCTACTGCGCCCAGAGTCCGAACGCTATTGGGAGCAACTCCACCCGGCGCTGTGCCCCGGACCCGACCCGGGCCTTTGCCAGGCGCTCAGGCAGGTGTGCGCCTGTAGCCCTTTCGTCGCGTGTCACTTCGCGCGTGATCCCAGCCGTTTGGCGGAGCTCCTCGCGAGCGGAGAGCTCGGGCGCCGGCTCACGGCGGCCGAGTACCGGGCACGGGCCGAGGCCGCGTCGGCGGGCGCCGAAGATGAGGCCGCGCTTATGAGCCGCCTGCGCCGGTTGCGCCATCGGGAGCTGGTACGCATCGCCTGGCGCGACATCCGGGGAGATGCCGGGCTCGCCGACACCATGGCCGAGCTGTCGGACTTCGCCGATGCGGTGCTGGCAGCGACGCTCGGCTGGTTGCACCGGGCTCAGGTGGCGGCCCTGGGAAGCCCGTGCGACGGCACCGGCGCTCTGCAGACCTTGATCGTCCTCGCCATGGGGAAGCTCGGGGCACAAGAGCTCAATTTCTCTTCGGACATCGACCTGATCTTGTGCTACCCCGCGGAGGGGGAGACCCGCGGGGGACCGGGTACCCTGTCCAATCAGGCCTTCTTCGAGCGCCAGGGACAACGGCTCATCCGGGCGCTTTCCGAGGTGACCGCCGACGGGTTCGTGTTCCGTGTCGACATGCGGCTGCGCCCGTTCGGCGACGCCGGACCGCTGGTGATGAGCTTCGACGCCCTGGAGCGCTACTACGAGGCCCACGGCCGCGACTGGGAACGCTATGCCCTCATCAAGGCGCGGCCCGCGGCCGGCGATGCCGCTGCAGGACAACGGTTGGTCGCGCGCCTTTTGCCGTTCGTCTACCGTCGTTACCTCGACTTCGGGGCCATCGGGGCGTTGCGGGAGATGAAACGGCTCATCGACGAGGAGGTGAAACGCAAGGGGCTCGCGTCCAACATCAAACAGGGACCCGGGGGGATCCGGGAGATCGAGTTCATCGGCCAGACCTTTCAGCTCATCCACGGGGGACGGCGGCCGATCCTCCGGGCCCGCCCGATCCTCGAGGTCCTCGAGCACTTGGCGAGGCTCGGCCACCTGCCGGCGGCGGCGGTCGCGGACCTGTCCGGCGCCTACGCGTTCCTGCGCACCACGGAGCACCGCCTCCAAGAGATCGACGATCGCCAGACCCAGGCCCTGCCGGAACGAGACGTCCCCCGCGCTCGGATCGCTTACGGCATGGGGTATCCGGACTGGGCGGCATTCCTCGCCGCGCTCGACGCTCATCGGGAACGCGTGCAGCATCACTTCAACCGCCTGGTGTTGCGCCCCGAAGCGCCGGATGGGGCCCCGTGGCAACCTCGGCAGGGCACCGCAGAGCGCGTCTCACGCCTCGCGGCGCTCGGCTTCACCGATCCCGACCCGGCCCTCCGCGCACTGGATACCCTCTATGCCAGCGCCGCGGTGCGCCGCCTGACCCCGGTGGAGCGCGAGCGCCTGGATCGCGTGCTGCCCGCGCTGCTCGCGGCGACGGCCCGGCTACGCGAGCCAGCGACCACCCTCGGGCGGGTGCTCGCCATCGTCGAGGCGATCGCCAAACGCAGCGTCTACCTCATCCTCCTCGAGGAGCATCCCGCCGCGCTCCGGCAATTGGTCGAGCTGTGCGCGGCCAGCCCCTGGATCGCGAGCTACCTGGCGCGCCAGCCCGTGCTGCTCGACGAGCTGATCGATCCCCGGACCCTGTATGCGCCGCCGACCGCCCGCGAGCTCACGGCCGCGCTCGCGGCGCAGCTCTCGCACGTGTCTCCAGGCGATCTCGAACAGGAGATGGACGCACTCAGGCACTTCAAACATGCCCAGTTCCTGCGGGTCGCGGCCGCCGATGTCGCGGGGATCCTGCCGGTCCCTGCGGTCAGCGACCACCTCTCGGCGATCGCCGAAACGGTGTTGAAATCGGCGTTGGCCCTCGCGCAACGAGACCTGGAGCTGCGCCACGGTCCCGAGACCGCCGCGGGGGCGTTCGCGGTCGTCGCCTACGGCAAGCTCGGCGGCATCGAGCTCGGCTACGGTTCCGACCTCGACCTCGTATTCCTGTACGAGGGGCCGGCCGCCCTGCAGGAGCGCTACACCCGCCTGGCGCAACGCATCATCCATCTCCTCGCCACCGTGACGCCGGCCGGCAAGGTCTTCGACGTCGATACCCGCCTACGCCCGAGCGGTGCCTCGGGGCTCCTCGTGAGCAGCCTCTCGGCCTACCGCGAGTACCAGACGCACGACGCCTGGACCTGGGAGCACCAGGCCTTGGTGCGGGCACGGGTTGTGGGTGGCGACAGCCACGCCGTGCAGCGCTTCTCTTCGATACGCACGGAGACCCTCGCGCGCGTCCGCGACGGGGCGGAGCTCCGGCGCGAGGTGCGCGAGATGCGCGCGCACATGCGCGCAGAGCTCGAAAACCGCACCCCCGGCGGCTTCGACCTCAAGCAGGGCGAGGGCGGGCTCACCGACATCGAGTTTCTGGTGCAATACGCCGTCTTGCGCTGGGCAGCCTCCCGGCCGGTGCTCGCCACGCACACCGAAAACTGCCGTCTCCTCGCCATCCTCGGGGACACCGGGGTATTGACACGCGACGACGCCGCGGCCCTGACCGAGGCCAATTTCGCCTACCGCAAGCGGCTCCACGCCCTGGCCTTGGCGGAGCGCCCGGCGCTGGTGGGCGAGCGCGAGCTCGAGCCCGAACGCGCGCGGGTCGGGGCGCTTTGGCGGCGCCTTCTGGAACAGTAA